From the Octadecabacter antarcticus 307 genome, one window contains:
- a CDS encoding Tat pathway signal protein, producing the protein MATTGAALGARGIAPFARSGSGRRILTLVYDKSLSMLRAVGRVVYSTTRPLWTPRI; encoded by the coding sequence ATGGCAACAACTGGTGCTGCCTTAGGAGCACGCGGGATCGCCCCATTTGCGCGCAGTGGGTCCGGTCGCCGTATCCTGACGCTGGTTTATGACAAATCGCTCTCCATGCTGCGTGCGGTTGGGCGCGTGGTGTATTCGACAACGCGCCCATTATGGACGCCCCGAATTTAG